From the Lolium rigidum isolate FL_2022 chromosome 2, APGP_CSIRO_Lrig_0.1, whole genome shotgun sequence genome, one window contains:
- the LOC124687304 gene encoding GATA transcription factor 17-like isoform X2 — MSGHHDATKPYQPRRGPERPPPEQPVGEEEAAAAAAMAELQPEPGPMEQYEPHLEHEEEGEEEEEEEEEEGEEEEGEEGIEYGYDYGTGEAISMDAEGAAAAAAAAGQHEAMAPTAGVQQPLPQTLTLSFQGEAFVFENVSAEKVQAVLLLLGGKELPPGSIPGPSSSSPYRKAINFSHRMESLMRFREKRKERNFDKKIRYSVRKEVAHRMKRHKGQFTSSKAKAEEGTSGVTNSDGSTNWGAVEDRPQSASVCQHCGISSTLTPMMRKGPNGTKTLCNACGLMWANKGFLRDVTRSPHVPLQVVPPATNDANGTAGAPISEQETLALEAPPPAPAPAPAPDANGHDS, encoded by the exons ATGAGCGGCCACCACGACGCCACCAAGCCATACCAGCCCCGCCGCGGCCCGGAGCGCCCCCCGCCGGAGCAGCCggtcggggaggaggaggcggctgctgcggcggcgatggccgaGCTGCAGCCGGAGCCGGGGCCGATGGAGCAGTACGAGCCGCATCTCGAGcacgaggaggagggggaggaggaggaggaggaggaagaagaagagggggaggaggaggaaggagaggaaggGATCGAGTACGGGTACGACTATGGCACCGGGGAGGCCATCTCGATGGACGCGGAgggggcagcagcagcagcggcggcggcggggcagcaCGAGGCGATGGCTCCGACGGCCGGCGTGCAGCAACCTCTGCCGCAAACGCTCACGCTCTCGTTCCAGGGCGAGGCGTTCGTCTTCGAGAACGTGTCCGCCGAGAAG GTGCAAGCAGTGCTCTTGCTGCTCGGAGGAAAGGAGCTCCCACCAGGATCAATCCcggggccgtcgtcttcctcgccATACAGAAAG GCCATTAACTTTTCACACCGTATGGAATCACTGATGAGGTTCCGCGAAAAGCGCAAGGAGAGAAACTTTGATAAGAAGATCCGATACTCTGTTAGGAAGGAAGTTGCGCATAG GATGAAGCGCCATAAGGGTCAGTTTACATCGTCAAAAGCAAAGGCCGAAGAAGGCACATCTGGTGTGACTAATTCAGATGGTTCAACAAATTGGGGTGCAGTGGAAGATCGGCCTCAATCTGCTTCTGT ATGTCAGCATTGTGGTATTAGTTCAACATTGACACCTATGATGCGTAAAGGACCGAATGGAACAAAGACTTTGTGCAATGCATGTGGACTAATGTGGGCAAACAAG GGTTTCTTGAGAGATGTCACGAGAAGTCCTCACGTGCCTTTGCAAGTAGTGCCACCAGCAACCAATGACGCT AATGGAACCGCGGGAGCACCAATCTCCGAGCAGGAAACTCTCGCACTAGAAGCACCACCAccagctcctgctcctgctcctgctcctgatgCCAATGGCCATGATTCATAG
- the LOC124687304 gene encoding GATA transcription factor 17-like isoform X1, giving the protein MSGHHDATKPYQPRRGPERPPPEQPVGEEEAAAAAAMAELQPEPGPMEQYEPHLEHEEEGEEEEEEEEEEGEEEEGEEGIEYGYDYGTGEAISMDAEGAAAAAAAAGQHEAMAPTAGVQQPLPQTLTLSFQGEAFVFENVSAEKVQAVLLLLGGKELPPGSIPGPSSSSPYRKAINFSHRMESLMRFREKRKERNFDKKIRYSVRKEVAHRMKRHKGQFTSSKAKAEEGTSGVTNSDGSTNWGAVEDRPQSASVCQHCGISSTLTPMMRKGPNGTKTLCNACGLMWANKGFLRDVTRSPHVPLQVVPPATNDAQNGTAGAPISEQETLALEAPPPAPAPAPAPDANGHDS; this is encoded by the exons ATGAGCGGCCACCACGACGCCACCAAGCCATACCAGCCCCGCCGCGGCCCGGAGCGCCCCCCGCCGGAGCAGCCggtcggggaggaggaggcggctgctgcggcggcgatggccgaGCTGCAGCCGGAGCCGGGGCCGATGGAGCAGTACGAGCCGCATCTCGAGcacgaggaggagggggaggaggaggaggaggaggaagaagaagagggggaggaggaggaaggagaggaaggGATCGAGTACGGGTACGACTATGGCACCGGGGAGGCCATCTCGATGGACGCGGAgggggcagcagcagcagcggcggcggcggggcagcaCGAGGCGATGGCTCCGACGGCCGGCGTGCAGCAACCTCTGCCGCAAACGCTCACGCTCTCGTTCCAGGGCGAGGCGTTCGTCTTCGAGAACGTGTCCGCCGAGAAG GTGCAAGCAGTGCTCTTGCTGCTCGGAGGAAAGGAGCTCCCACCAGGATCAATCCcggggccgtcgtcttcctcgccATACAGAAAG GCCATTAACTTTTCACACCGTATGGAATCACTGATGAGGTTCCGCGAAAAGCGCAAGGAGAGAAACTTTGATAAGAAGATCCGATACTCTGTTAGGAAGGAAGTTGCGCATAG GATGAAGCGCCATAAGGGTCAGTTTACATCGTCAAAAGCAAAGGCCGAAGAAGGCACATCTGGTGTGACTAATTCAGATGGTTCAACAAATTGGGGTGCAGTGGAAGATCGGCCTCAATCTGCTTCTGT ATGTCAGCATTGTGGTATTAGTTCAACATTGACACCTATGATGCGTAAAGGACCGAATGGAACAAAGACTTTGTGCAATGCATGTGGACTAATGTGGGCAAACAAG GGTTTCTTGAGAGATGTCACGAGAAGTCCTCACGTGCCTTTGCAAGTAGTGCCACCAGCAACCAATGACGCT CAGAATGGAACCGCGGGAGCACCAATCTCCGAGCAGGAAACTCTCGCACTAGAAGCACCACCAccagctcctgctcctgctcctgctcctgatgCCAATGGCCATGATTCATAG